The Salvia miltiorrhiza cultivar Shanhuang (shh) chromosome 1, IMPLAD_Smil_shh, whole genome shotgun sequence genome has a window encoding:
- the LOC130991399 gene encoding beta-galactosidase 17, with the protein MARNRTLRRATPLIFTFFIALFVLGVFAPLPSTSHNSPQFQLDNGYTHKFEIAEDMFWRDGEPFRIIGGDLHYFRVHPEYWRDRLLRAKALGLNTVQTYVPWNLHEPKKGHLVFEGIADIISFLELCKELDMLVMLRAGPYICGEWDLGGFPAWLLAEEPAIRLRSSDPAYLGLVEKWWGILLPKVSPLLFSNGGPIVMVQIENEFGSYGDDKAYLHYLVKLARRHLGDDIILYTTDGGARENLEKGTIRGDAVFSAVDFSTGADPWPIFKLQKEFNAPGRSPPISTEFYTGWLTHWGETIASTDAVFTATYLEKILSKNGSVVLYMVHGGTNFGFYNGANTGDDESAYKPDLTSYDYDAPISESGDVDNAKYKALRSVIAKYSPQPLASVPSNNEKIAYGRIKLDKSSFLYDATRMKDLADVVESENPLSMEAIGQMFGFVLYASEYSPKGNGSVLSIPKVHDRAQVFVSCAEDSGRRPTYVDVITRWSNRPVHLPPLKCKTKNQLFILVENMGRLNYGPYIFDRKGILSPVYLDGRQLHKWKMLPISLDNLNEALNINPIIHDATSAQFLKRSAREKLKGQKKLGLEPAFYSGRFNITKVGDTYISFRGWSKGIAFVNEINIGRFWPSAGPQCNLYVPAPILRQGENTVVVLEVESPKLDLFVSFVNYPDFTCGSKPRGLRRVLAMA; encoded by the exons ATGGCAAGAAACCGAACCCTAAGGAGAGCTACGCCCTTAATATTTACTTTCTTCATAGCCCTCTTTGTCTTGGGTGTTTTTGCTCCTCTGCCGTCCACTTCCCATAATTCTCCCCAATTTCAACTGGATAAT GGATACACACATAAGTTTGAGATTGCAGAGGACATGTTTTGGAGAGATGGGGAGCCATTTAGGATAATTGGAGGAGACTTGCATTATTTCCGAGTGCATCCTGAG TACTGGAGAGATCGACTGCTGAGAGCTAAGGCGTTGGGCTTGAACACGGTCCAAACTTATGTTCCCTGGAACTTACACGAGCCAAAGAAAGGCCATCTGGTATTTGAGGGCATTGCAGATATAATTTCATTTCTTGAGCTATGCAAGGAATTAGATATGTTGGTTATGCTGCGTGCCGGGCCCTATATCTGTGGCG AGTGGGATTTGGGTGGCTTCCCTGCATGGTTGCTAGCTGAAGAGCCTGCTATTAGACTAAGATCATCGGACCCTGCCTACCTTGGATTG GTTGAGAAGTGGTGGGGCATCCTACTTCCAAAAGTGTCTCCGCTTCTTTTCAGCAATGGTGGTCCTATTGTAATGGTTCAG ATTGAAAATGAATTTGGTTCTTATGGCGACGACAAAGCTTACCTGCATTATCTGGTCAAACTAGCTAGAAGACATCTTGGAGATGATATAATACT GTATACAACTGATGGTGGTGCTAGGGAAAATCTGGAGAAAGGAACAATTCGAGGAGATGCTGTTTTCTCAG CGGTTGACTTCAGCACTGGAGCCGACCCATGGCCCATATTCAAGCTGCAGAAAGAGTTTAATGCACCGGGAAGATCGCCTCCTATATCAAC GGAGTTCTATACTGGTTGGCTTACACACTGGGGGGAGACTATTGCAAGCACTGATGCTGTTTTCACTGCTACCTACTTGGAAAAGATTTTATCAAAGAATGGATCTGTTGTTCTCTAT ATGGTCCATGGTGGGACGAACTTTGGATTCTACAATGGTGCTAATACTGGAGATGATGAGTCTGCCTACAAGCCAGATCTTACATCCTATGATTAT GATGCACCAATAAGTGAATCGGGTGATGTGGACAATGCCAAGTACAAAG CTCTGAGAAGTGTCATCGCAAAATATAGCCCGCAGCCTCTTGCTTCCGTCCCTTCCAACAATGAAAAGATAGCTTACGGACGTATCAAGCTAGACAAAAGTTCGTTTTTGTATGACGCAACCAGGATGAAAGACCTTGCTGACGTCGTAGAGTCTGAGAACCCACTTTCAATGGAAGCTATTGGACAG aTGTTCGGCTTTGTGTTATATGCCTCCGAGTACAGTCCAAAAGGCAATGGAAGTGTGTTATCCATACCAAAG GTGCATGATAGAGCTCAAGTGTTTGTTTCCTGTGCTGAAGATAGTGGGAGGAGGCCGACGTACGTTGATGTCATCACAAGATGGTCGAATAGACCCGTTCATCTGCCTCCCTTAAAATGTAAAACGAAAAATCAACTCTTTATCTTG GTCGAAAACATGGGCCGCTTGAACTATGGACCGTATATATTCGACAGAAAG GGCATTTTGTCACCTGTATATCTGGATGGAAGGCAGCTGCATAAGTGGAAAATGCTTCCCATTTCCCTTGATAATCTCAACGAAGCTCTGAACATCAACCCCATCATTCACGATGCAACGAGTGCACAATTTCTCAAAAGATCTGCTCGCGAAAAGTTGAAAGGCCAAAAGA AGCTTGGTCTGGAACCAGCATTTTACAGCGGTCGCTTCAATATTACCAAAGTCGGAGACACATACATATCATTCAGAGGATGGAGCAAAGGAATCGCTTTCGTGAATGAGATCAACATTGGACGTTTTTGGCCG AGTGCTGGACCACAATGCAATCTTTATGTTCCAGCTCCGATTCTCCGGCAAGGAGAAAACACCGTG GTTGTGTTGGAGGTTGAATCGCCAAAGCTTGATCTCTTCGTGAGCTTCGTCAACTACCCAGATTTCACTTGTGGCTCAAAGCCCAGAGGGCTCCGACGTGTACTGGCAATGGcatag
- the LOC130991421 gene encoding LOB domain-containing protein 22-like, which produces MQSPNHIFHTTKNPLKNNNPRDRPPTAARSHGSTTQACAACKYQRRKCASDCILAPYFPHDRQLQFLNAHRLFGVSNIVKIAGGLTHPEKDHAMRTIIFQSDARAADPVGGCYRIIRDLERQISLAKAELDIVLHHLALCRAAAPPPDAWTEQYAAVEDLSSWGAGDVVDVHAHAESTSSTSMHMHARKCSLEESNDGNIRPIFDHLVCDDVRDDEFEFDSDGNIIPRNNTISREEKGEIKEEDECLSYVQDHHDFKAAATIFSLTNCDL; this is translated from the exons ATGCAATCCCCCAACCACATTTTCCACACCACCAAAAATCCCCTCAAAAACAACAACCCTAGAGATAGACCTCCCACCGCCGCCCGAAGCCACGGCTCCACCACCCAAGCCTGCGCCGCCTGCAAGTACCAACGCCGCAAGTGCGCCTCCGACTGCATCCTCGCCCCCTACTTCCCCCACGACCGCCAGCTCCAGTTCCTCAACGCCCACCGCCTCTTCGGCGTCAGCAACATCGTCAAGATCGCCGGCGGCCTCACCCACCCGGAGAAGGACCACGCCATGCGCACCATCATCTTCCAGTCCGACGCCCGCGCCGCCGATCCCGTCGGCGGCTGCTACCGCATCATACGCGACCTCGAGCGCCAGATAAGCCTCGCCAAGGCCGAGCTCGACATCGTCCTCCACCACCTCGCCCTCTGCCGTGCCGCTGCGCCGCCGCCCGACGCCTGGACGGAGCAGTACGCGGCGGTCGAGGATTTGAGTTCGTGGGGCGCCGGCGACGTCGTGGACGTGCATGCGCATGCAGAGTCTACGTCGTCGACGTCCATGCACATGCATGCAAGAAAATGCTCTTTGGAGGAAAGCAACGACGGTAACATCAGACCCATCTTCGATCATCTGGTCTGCGACGATGTCAGAGACGACGAGTTCGAATTCGACTCCGATGGGAACATCATACCGAG AAACAATACAATCTCAAGGGAGGAGAAAGGCGAGATCAAGGAAGAAGACGAGTGTTTGTCGTACGTTCAAGATCACCATGATTTCAAGGCTGCAGCCACAATCTTCAGCCTCACAAACTGTGACCTATGA
- the LOC130991410 gene encoding chaperonin CPN60-like 2, mitochondrial, with protein sequence MYRVTAAAVVSSIRSSATRNLLRSGAIHSRNYAAKDICFGDGARAAMLAGVNELAEAVKATMGPKGRNVIIEKQGNPKVTKDGVTVASSIEFSDNAKNLGANLVKQVAKATNNVAGDGTTCATVLAQAIFREGCKSVAAGVNVMDLRRGINMAVEAVIADLKRRALMISTPEEITQVATISANGEREIGELLARAMEKVGKEGVITVSDGNTMDNELEVVEGMKLTRGYISPYFITDSKTRKCELENPLILIHEKKISDITALVRVLELAVKRSRPLLIVAEDVESEALSMLIINKHRAGLKVCAVKAPGFGDNKRANLEDLAILTGGEVISEEQGMSLNNVQIDMLGSAKKVTVSLDDTLILHGGGDKKLIEERCEQLRTAVEKSSAMFDKEKAQERLSKLSGGVAVFKVGGASEAEVGERKDRVTDALNATRAAVEEGIIPGGGVAILYATRILKDLQTKNEDEKRGVEIIENALKAPTFTIASNAGADAALVLGKLLEQNDPNFGYDAAKGQYVDMVKAGIIDPVKVIRTALQDAASVSLLLTTTEAAITVAQGVKNPLKDRVPNMDAMY encoded by the exons ATGTACAGGGTTACCGCCGCTGCTGTTGTTTCATCAATAAG GTCCTCTGCTACGAGAAATCTG CTACGTAGTGGGGCTATCCATAGCAGAAACTACGCTGCCAAGGATATTTGTTTCGGTGATGGAGCTCGGGCAGCGATGCTTGCTGGAGTTAATGAACTCGCGGAAGCTGTAAAAGCGACGATGGGGCCGAAG GGTCGCAATGTAATTATTGAGAAACAAGGAAATCCCAaggttacaaaggatggtgtcACGGTAGCCAGCAGCATTGAGTTTTCAGATAATGCCAAAAATCTTGGAGCAAATCTTGTGAAGCAGGTTGCGAAAGCAACCAATAATGTTGCTGGTGATG GTACTACTTGTGCGACTGTCCTGGCTCAGGCAATTTTCAGAGAAGGCTGCAAATCAGTAGCTGCTGGTGTAAATGTGATGGACTTACGTAGGGGTATAAACATGGCTGTTGAGGCTGTTATTGCTGACTTGAAGAGAAGAGCACTCATGATTAGTACACCTGAAGAAATTACACAG GTGGCTACGATCTCTGCAAATGGTGAGCGTGAGATTGGTGAGCTCTTAGCGAGGGCTATGGAGAAAGTTGGGAAGGAAGGCGTCATTACTGTCTCT GATGGGAATACCATGGATAATGAATTGGAAGTGGTGGAGGGAATGAAGCTGACCCGTGGTTACATATCTCCTTATTTTATTACAGATTCAAAGACCCGAAAGTGT GAGCTTGAAAATCCTTTGATTCTAATTCATGAGAAGAAAATTTCAGACATAACCGCGCTTGTGAGAGTTTTGGAGCTTGCTGTAAAG AGAAGTCGCCCTTTGCTGATAGTTGCTGAAGATGTGGAAAGTGAGGCACTTTCTATGCTTATAATCAACAAACATCGTGCAGGATTAAAG GTTTGTGCTGTGAAAGCTCCTGGTTTTGGGGATAACAAAAGAGCAAATTTAGAAGATCTTGCCATTCTAACTGGAGGGGAG GTCATTAGCGAAGAACAAGGAATGAGTCTTAACAATGTTCAGATTGATATGCTTGGTTCTGCTAAAAAG GTCACAGTATCTCTTGACGACACTTTAATTCTACATGGGGGTGGGGATAAGAAGTTGATAGAAGAGAGGTGTGAGCAG TTAAGAACTGCCGTTGAGAAGAGTAGTGCAATGTTTGATAAGGAGAAAGCGCAAGAAAGATTGTCAAAGTTGTCTGGTGGTGTTGCAGTATTCAAG GTTGGAGGAGCTAGTGAAGCAGAAGTTGGAGAAAGGAAAGATAGAGTGACTGATGCTCTCAATGCAACCAGGGCAGCTGTGGAAGAGGGCATCATTCCTG GGGGCGGTGTTGCTATTTTGTATGCCACAAGAATTCTTAAGGACCTGCAAACCAAGAACGAAGACGAAAAAAGAGGAGTCGAAATAATAGAGAATGCTCTTAAG GCACCAACTTTTACCATTGCCTCAAATGCTGGCGCTGATGCGGCACTAGTTCTTGGAAAATTATTGGAACAGAATGATCCCAATTTTGGCTATGATGCTGCTAAAG GTCAGTATGTTGACATGGTGAAAGCTGGAATTATAGATCCCGTAAAAGTTATTAGAACGGCTTTACAAGATGCTGCTAG TGTCTCGTTGCTCTTGACCACAACTGAGGCAGCTATTACCGTTGCCCAAGGAGTGAAGAACCCACTTAAAGACCGCGTGCCAAATATGGATGCTATGTACTAA
- the LOC130991405 gene encoding mediator of RNA polymerase II transcription subunit 9 yields MEHFGGGGNWAMIPNIQSHSNPATPSNQDHLFLQQQQFNQQQQFQQQFNHHQQPPLRFQQQPQQQTTPPPPPQQPQQSLASHFHLLHLVENLADVTENGTRDQQTDALVAELNTQFEKCQQLLNSIAGTIKTKSTTVEEQKRKLEETENLLCKRRELISEYRNSVEEIINSQI; encoded by the exons atgGAGCATTTCGGGGGAGGAGGGAACTGGGCAATGATCCCCAACATCCAGTCCCACAGTAATCCCGCTACTCCTTCCAATCAGGACCATCTATTCCTCCAGCAACAGCAATTCAATCAACAACAACAGTTTCAGCAGCAATTCAACCACCACCAGCAGCCGCCGCTGCGTTTCCAACAGCAACCGCAACAACAAACgacgccgccaccgccgccgcagCAGCCACAACAGTCTCTCGCCTCTCATTTTCACCTGCTCCAT CTGGTGGAGAATCTAGCTGATGTAACTGAAAACGGGACGAGGGATCAGCAAACTGATGCACTG gTTGCTGAGTTGAACACTCAGTTTGAGAAATGCCAGCAGCTTCTGAACTCCATTGCCGGTACAATCAAAACCAAATCAACT ACAGTTGAAGAACAAAAGCGCAAACTAGAGGAAACTGAGAACCTTCTGTGCAAACGAAG GGAACTCATTTCAGAGTACAGGAATTCGGTTGAGGAGATCATCAATTCTCAGATATGA